From the genome of Maribacter algicola, one region includes:
- a CDS encoding DEAD/DEAH box helicase → MQETVYELQEKKTDKELYSYQQGAIQQIFEKFDNERDDYHLLYQLPTGGGKTVIFSEIVRQYLKNHNKKVLVMTHRVELCNQTSDMLTSFGVVNKVVNSKANLDDQEKYSCYVAMVETLNNRLNDDKLDISDVGLVIIDEAHYNSFTKLFKFFEGSFILGVTATPLSSNKETPMNGNYDELIPGESIENLIKNDFLAKAETYQYDMGLTSLEVGSNGDYTVKSSADLYTSPAMLNKLLEAYTKHSKDKKTLIFNNGIETSIQVYYTFRNAGLPIMHLDNTATKKQRKQILKWFKETPNAILTSVSILTTGFDEPTIESIILNRATKSLTLYYQMIGRGSRVLNNKSKFTVIDLGNNIYRFGPWGADLDWEAIFKSPNYYIDKIRDDEDIEADFKHDLSDDIKEEFKNSKETYFDIRETYEQATFAGESSKVVLERSIEQHAYICIENSEDVYDAIALAKLLKEDIDNRIHVYAKCISKSTHNFLSWLKDDYQKKLNTYLRENFDSVFEDIHGHPPED, encoded by the coding sequence ATGCAAGAGACCGTATACGAACTGCAGGAAAAAAAGACAGATAAAGAGCTTTATAGTTATCAGCAGGGTGCCATCCAACAAATTTTCGAAAAGTTCGATAACGAACGAGATGATTACCACTTATTATATCAATTACCTACAGGAGGTGGTAAGACCGTAATTTTCTCCGAAATTGTTCGCCAGTACTTAAAGAACCATAATAAAAAGGTTTTGGTCATGACCCATAGGGTGGAGCTTTGTAACCAAACTTCGGACATGCTTACCAGTTTTGGGGTGGTGAACAAAGTAGTGAACAGCAAGGCCAATCTTGACGATCAGGAAAAGTACAGCTGTTATGTGGCCATGGTGGAAACCTTGAACAATAGGCTTAATGATGATAAATTGGATATTTCCGATGTGGGGCTGGTCATTATCGATGAGGCCCACTACAATTCCTTTACCAAGTTATTCAAGTTTTTTGAAGGTTCCTTTATCCTTGGGGTTACAGCGACCCCTTTGAGCTCCAACAAGGAAACCCCCATGAACGGAAATTATGATGAACTCATACCGGGGGAATCCATTGAAAACCTTATTAAAAACGACTTTTTGGCCAAGGCCGAAACCTATCAATACGATATGGGCCTGACCTCCTTGGAAGTCGGCTCCAATGGGGATTATACCGTAAAATCCTCGGCAGACCTCTATACGAGTCCGGCCATGCTCAACAAGCTTTTGGAAGCCTATACCAAGCACTCGAAGGATAAAAAAACACTGATTTTCAATAATGGTATTGAAACTTCCATTCAGGTGTATTATACCTTCAGGAATGCCGGGTTGCCCATTATGCATTTGGATAATACGGCCACAAAAAAGCAGCGGAAACAAATCTTAAAATGGTTCAAGGAAACACCTAACGCCATTTTGACGTCGGTAAGTATTCTTACCACGGGATTTGACGAACCCACCATTGAAAGTATTATCCTTAACAGGGCCACCAAATCCTTGACCCTATATTATCAGATGATCGGTAGGGGCTCTAGGGTATTGAACAACAAATCGAAATTTACGGTCATTGACTTAGGCAACAATATATACCGATTTGGACCTTGGGGTGCCGACTTGGATTGGGAGGCGATCTTTAAATCTCCTAATTACTACATAGACAAGATCCGTGATGATGAGGACATCGAGGCTGATTTTAAGCATGACCTGTCAGACGACATCAAAGAGGAATTCAAGAACTCCAAAGAAACCTATTTCGATATCAGGGAGACCTATGAACAGGCAACGTTTGCGGGAGAATCCTCAAAAGTCGTTTTGGAAAGGTCTATAGAACAACATGCCTATATCTGTATTGAAAATAGCGAGGATGTGTACGATGCCATTGCCTTGGCCAAATTGTTGAAGGAGGATATTGACAATCGTATCCATGTCTACGCCAAGTGTATCAGTAAAAGTACCCACAATTTCCTGAGCTGGTTAAAGGACGACTACCAAAAGAAATTGAATACCTATTTACGGGAAAACTTTGATTCTGTTTTTGAGGATATTCATGGTCATCCGCCAGAGGACTAA
- a CDS encoding NAD(P)/FAD-dependent oxidoreductase, whose product MEKKSTKIAIIGAGISGLIAAITLEKEGYAPTIYEATDAMGGRVKTDILEGYQLDHGFQVLLDAYPMAQKYLDYGQLELQKFLPGAQVFHRGKSSVIGDPLRNLSLLIPTLTSGIGTFGDKLKVLKLNALLKEKTLEGIFEEPETSTLEYLKSFNFSEEIINQFFKPFFSGIFLEPNLATSSRMFQFVYKMFGAGLAVLPKAGIGAIPNQLKQKLKATKFIFNCPVESCTDEKITLSDGKTAFFDYKIIAADASPLVPNLRKQHLDWHTSDTLYFTTEHRKINKPLIGLIADQKALINNIFFHTALETEQNGAAELLSVTVVKEHDLTEYQLVQRVKEDLEKFCGITTDRYIKHYSIKKALPKLTDIRYSLMPSETRITENMFLAGDYLLNGSLNAAMISGEMAAKGVLEVIEKR is encoded by the coding sequence ATGGAAAAGAAATCTACTAAAATTGCCATTATTGGTGCAGGAATCAGTGGTTTGATTGCAGCCATTACACTGGAAAAAGAAGGATACGCTCCCACAATTTATGAAGCGACGGACGCCATGGGCGGTCGCGTAAAAACGGATATTCTGGAAGGATATCAGTTAGACCACGGTTTTCAGGTGTTGTTGGATGCCTACCCCATGGCCCAAAAGTATTTGGACTATGGACAGCTGGAATTACAAAAATTTCTACCTGGAGCACAGGTTTTCCATAGGGGAAAAAGCTCCGTCATCGGTGACCCGCTTCGCAACCTTAGTCTTTTAATTCCTACGCTGACCTCTGGTATCGGTACTTTTGGGGACAAGCTAAAAGTGTTGAAATTAAATGCATTGTTGAAGGAAAAAACCTTGGAGGGAATTTTTGAGGAACCGGAAACTTCTACACTAGAGTATCTAAAATCCTTTAATTTTTCAGAAGAAATAATCAACCAATTTTTCAAGCCCTTTTTTTCCGGTATCTTTTTGGAACCTAATTTGGCTACATCCTCAAGGATGTTTCAGTTCGTTTATAAAATGTTCGGCGCAGGACTGGCCGTATTGCCCAAAGCAGGAATTGGTGCTATACCCAATCAATTAAAACAAAAATTAAAGGCCACAAAATTCATTTTTAATTGTCCCGTAGAAAGTTGTACGGATGAAAAAATCACCTTGTCCGATGGTAAAACGGCATTTTTCGATTATAAGATTATCGCTGCCGATGCCTCGCCGTTAGTGCCAAATTTGCGCAAGCAGCATTTGGATTGGCATACATCGGACACGTTATACTTTACGACAGAGCACAGAAAAATCAATAAACCACTCATCGGTTTGATTGCTGACCAAAAGGCATTGATCAATAATATCTTTTTCCATACTGCACTGGAAACAGAACAAAATGGAGCAGCGGAATTGCTTTCCGTTACCGTTGTAAAGGAGCATGATTTAACCGAATATCAATTGGTACAGCGGGTAAAGGAGGACTTGGAAAAATTCTGTGGAATTACTACCGATCGCTATATAAAACACTATAGTATTAAGAAGGCTTTGCCTAAGTTAACCGATATCAGGTATTCGTTAATGCCTTCTGAAACCCGAATTACGGAAAACATGTTTTTAGCGGGTGACTATCTATTAAATGGCTCCTTGAACGCCGCTATGATTTCTGGGGAAATGGCGGCTAAAGGTGTTTTGGAGGTTATTGAAAAGCGATAG
- a CDS encoding DUF5916 domain-containing protein, producing the protein MKINICALVCFLLCAHIMQAQKKNGNYRLHIKKTNFPVEIDGIGDDRAWQDAEVAKDFYRVLPMDDGLANEQSAIKMTYDDKNLYLLATFYNATEANYFVESLRRDFSFGQNDNFLLFMDPFNNQTTGFSFGSNAYGAQWDGTMFDGSRIDLNWDSKWISEVTRDDDKWVFEMAVPFKSIRYEAGVTEWGINFSRLDLKSSEKSSWTPIPRQFPTAALAYTGTLVWDAPPPAPGTNFSIIPYVLGEVNRDLEANEDSKTNGKFGGDVKFSLTSSLNLDLTVNPDFSQVEVDRQVTNLDRFELFFPERRQFFLENGDLFANFGYETIRPFFSRRIGLGVPIQAGARVSGNLNDKWRMGLMDMQTASVDETGLPSQNFGVLSLQRKVFGRSNIGLMVVNKQSINYPSENDSINQQFAKYNRNLGMEYNLASSNNIWNGKAFLLKSLAPDENSRGIAQGAHLQYSSRKWLWRVQQEWVSNDYTTEVGYVPRRNYVNFSGKLGHLFFPKGGPLVSHGPELNISYFFNEAFRETDHLSYMTYNFEFRNRSNAFFFISDDYVELLDPFDPTRLGIADLATGTKHQWNAFGWEYQSKPQSLFTYSLGGRLGGYYQDGNRTSLTSELGYRFQPYVSLSANLNYNHIDLPAPWNTNEFWLIGAEADITFTNKIFFANLVQYNEQTGNMNLNSRFQWRYSPASDLFLVYTNNYFVTPFETRNWGLTIKFTYWLNN; encoded by the coding sequence ATGAAAATTAACATATGCGCTCTTGTGTGCTTTCTTTTATGTGCCCATATTATGCAAGCACAGAAAAAGAACGGTAATTACCGTTTGCACATCAAAAAGACGAATTTTCCTGTAGAAATTGATGGAATTGGGGACGACAGGGCCTGGCAGGATGCCGAAGTCGCCAAAGATTTCTACAGGGTCCTACCCATGGACGATGGTTTGGCCAATGAACAATCTGCCATAAAAATGACCTATGACGATAAGAATCTATACCTATTGGCCACTTTCTACAATGCTACCGAAGCCAATTATTTTGTTGAATCTCTTAGAAGGGATTTTTCCTTTGGCCAAAACGATAACTTTTTGCTCTTCATGGATCCGTTCAACAATCAGACAACAGGGTTTTCATTTGGGTCCAATGCCTATGGTGCACAATGGGACGGTACCATGTTCGATGGTTCCAGAATCGATTTGAACTGGGACAGTAAATGGATATCCGAGGTCACCCGTGATGACGATAAATGGGTTTTTGAAATGGCCGTTCCCTTTAAATCCATTCGCTATGAAGCGGGCGTTACCGAATGGGGCATTAATTTTAGTCGGTTAGATCTAAAATCCAGCGAAAAGTCGAGCTGGACCCCTATTCCACGGCAATTTCCTACAGCGGCCCTTGCCTATACGGGCACCTTGGTTTGGGATGCCCCACCTCCTGCCCCAGGAACCAATTTTTCCATTATACCCTATGTTTTGGGAGAGGTTAACAGGGATTTGGAGGCCAATGAAGATAGCAAGACCAATGGTAAATTTGGAGGTGATGTCAAGTTTAGCCTCACGTCTTCACTAAATCTGGACCTTACCGTAAATCCCGATTTTTCACAAGTTGAGGTAGACCGACAAGTGACCAACTTGGACCGATTTGAACTTTTCTTTCCTGAGCGACGACAATTCTTCTTGGAGAATGGCGACCTTTTTGCAAATTTTGGATATGAGACGATACGACCTTTTTTTTCCAGACGTATTGGTTTAGGTGTCCCCATACAGGCAGGTGCCCGTGTCAGTGGCAACTTGAATGACAAATGGCGCATGGGGCTCATGGATATGCAGACTGCATCTGTGGATGAAACCGGTTTGCCTAGTCAGAATTTTGGGGTGCTTTCGTTACAGCGTAAAGTCTTTGGACGAAGTAATATTGGGCTTATGGTCGTAAACAAGCAGTCCATCAATTATCCGTCGGAAAACGACTCCATCAATCAGCAATTTGCAAAATACAATCGGAACTTGGGAATGGAGTACAACTTGGCGTCCTCCAATAACATTTGGAACGGAAAGGCCTTTTTATTAAAGTCGCTCGCGCCCGATGAAAATAGCCGAGGGATTGCACAAGGGGCCCACCTACAGTATAGTAGCAGAAAATGGCTCTGGAGGGTCCAGCAGGAATGGGTCAGTAACGATTATACCACTGAGGTTGGTTATGTGCCCAGAAGAAATTATGTGAATTTTTCCGGCAAACTGGGACACTTGTTCTTTCCAAAAGGTGGACCCTTAGTAAGCCATGGACCGGAACTGAACATTTCCTATTTCTTTAATGAAGCTTTCAGGGAAACGGACCATTTAAGCTATATGACCTATAATTTTGAATTCCGAAATAGAAGCAATGCCTTCTTCTTTATATCCGATGATTATGTAGAACTGTTGGACCCCTTTGATCCCACCCGATTGGGAATAGCCGACTTGGCAACGGGAACAAAACACCAGTGGAACGCCTTTGGTTGGGAATATCAGTCCAAACCCCAAAGCTTGTTTACCTATTCCTTAGGGGGACGTTTGGGTGGGTATTATCAGGATGGAAATCGCACCAGCTTGACTAGCGAACTTGGATACCGGTTTCAACCTTATGTAAGTTTAAGCGCGAATCTGAACTACAATCACATCGATCTCCCCGCACCTTGGAACACCAATGAATTTTGGTTGATCGGTGCTGAGGCGGACATCACTTTTACCAATAAGATCTTTTTTGCAAATTTGGTCCAGTACAATGAACAGACAGGCAATATGAACTTGAATTCCAGGTTTCAGTGGCGCTATAGTCCAGCTTCAGATCTGTTCTTGGTTTATACCAACAACTATTTTGTAACCCCTTTTGAAACAAGGAACTGGGGATTAACGATAAAGTTTACATACTGGTTGAACAACTAA
- a CDS encoding alkene reductase, which produces MKEQALLEPYKVSNLSLKNRVVMAPMTRSRAANEDKKPEKGLHDIYYKQRASAGLIITEGSQVSEEAVGYINTPGIHTEDQVEGWKQVTQAVHEKNGTIFIQLWHVGRMSHPDFHGGDLPLAPSAINPEAQSYTPEGFKDTVTPKAMTKEDIAKTIEDFKNAAQNAVKAGFDGVEIHSSNGYLFHQFFNATSNMRTDEYGGSIENRARFFFEVLDEVKKVIPESKIGARFNPSLNGMFGMTMDEETIPTFEYIIKKLDHEYDLAYIHLSEPFNDVSDIPFAVENIAEHFRPMYNGTLMINGGFDQESGNKVIESGNADLVSFGKLYVSNPDLVERFKNDWDMADWDEDTFYTPGKEGYIDYETHKQEESVQKK; this is translated from the coding sequence ATGAAAGAACAAGCACTATTAGAGCCTTATAAAGTAAGTAATCTATCCTTGAAAAACAGGGTAGTAATGGCACCAATGACCCGTAGCCGGGCAGCCAATGAGGATAAAAAACCTGAAAAGGGACTTCACGATATTTATTATAAACAAAGAGCGTCCGCCGGACTCATAATTACCGAAGGATCACAAGTGTCCGAAGAAGCGGTAGGCTATATAAATACACCTGGAATACACACTGAAGATCAGGTAGAGGGTTGGAAGCAGGTAACCCAGGCCGTTCATGAAAAAAATGGTACTATCTTCATTCAGTTATGGCATGTGGGCAGAATGTCCCACCCTGATTTCCATGGTGGAGATTTGCCACTGGCGCCTTCGGCAATTAACCCAGAAGCACAATCCTATACCCCAGAAGGTTTTAAGGATACGGTAACGCCGAAGGCCATGACCAAAGAAGATATTGCCAAAACAATCGAGGATTTTAAAAATGCTGCCCAGAATGCCGTAAAGGCGGGATTTGATGGCGTTGAAATCCACTCTTCAAACGGGTATCTTTTTCACCAATTTTTTAATGCAACATCGAACATGAGAACGGATGAATATGGCGGTAGCATCGAGAATAGGGCACGATTCTTTTTTGAAGTTTTGGATGAAGTCAAAAAGGTTATTCCCGAATCTAAGATTGGCGCACGCTTTAATCCGTCTTTAAATGGAATGTTTGGAATGACCATGGATGAGGAAACCATTCCAACTTTTGAGTATATCATTAAAAAATTGGATCATGAATATGACCTTGCTTATATACATCTTTCGGAGCCTTTTAATGATGTCTCAGATATCCCATTTGCGGTTGAGAACATAGCGGAACATTTTAGACCCATGTATAATGGCACTTTAATGATAAACGGTGGTTTTGACCAGGAATCTGGAAATAAAGTCATCGAAAGTGGAAATGCCGACTTGGTCTCTTTTGGGAAATTGTATGTATCCAACCCCGATTTAGTGGAACGGTTTAAAAATGATTGGGATATGGCCGACTGGGACGAAGATACTTTTTATACTCCCGGGAAGGAGGGTTATATAGACTATGAAACCCACAAGCAAGAAGAGTCTGTTCAGAAAAAATAA
- a CDS encoding OsmC family protein — protein sequence MNFTRNAKAQWKGSGKKGHGTLTTDSTVLENTQYSFNTRFEDGKGTNPEELIGAAHAGCFAMQLSFLLGEADYTPNTLDVSAKVSFKDGEIVKVTLDLKGDVPEIEASEFKEIATKAKDVCPISKLLDTEIVLNASLA from the coding sequence ATGAATTTTACACGAAATGCGAAAGCACAATGGAAAGGGAGTGGAAAAAAAGGACACGGAACATTAACGACGGATAGTACCGTTTTGGAAAATACCCAATACTCCTTCAATACGAGATTTGAGGATGGAAAAGGTACCAATCCGGAAGAGCTCATTGGAGCGGCACACGCGGGATGCTTTGCCATGCAATTGAGTTTTTTGCTTGGTGAAGCCGATTATACGCCCAATACGCTTGACGTTAGTGCCAAGGTATCCTTTAAGGATGGTGAGATTGTAAAAGTGACCTTGGATTTAAAGGGTGATGTACCTGAAATTGAGGCTTCGGAATTTAAAGAGATTGCTACAAAGGCAAAGGATGTTTGTCCCATTTCCAAACTATTGGATACGGAAATCGTACTAAATGCCAGTTTAGCATAG
- a CDS encoding SDR family oxidoreductase — protein MENILVAGANGTTGKKVVHLLKASQYFNPVAMVRKKEQLAQFEKDGIDTVLGDLEEDITHTVANIDKVIFAAGSGGEKVVAVDQEGAKRLIDASKNANVKRFVMLSSMGADNPEVAEDLKEYLQAKHNADEYLKSTDLHYMIVRPGSLTNETGTGKISLKRHFGKHGSITRDDVAQTLVHALHEDAGTNETFEILEGDTLIGKALDSVS, from the coding sequence ATGGAAAATATTTTAGTAGCAGGTGCCAATGGAACCACAGGAAAAAAAGTAGTTCATTTATTAAAGGCATCCCAATATTTTAATCCTGTTGCTATGGTTCGCAAGAAGGAACAATTGGCACAATTTGAAAAAGACGGTATAGATACGGTGTTAGGTGATTTGGAGGAAGATATCACACATACCGTCGCAAATATTGATAAAGTCATTTTTGCCGCGGGCTCAGGAGGTGAAAAAGTGGTAGCTGTAGACCAAGAAGGAGCCAAGAGATTAATCGATGCATCTAAGAATGCAAACGTAAAAAGATTTGTAATGTTAAGTTCCATGGGAGCTGACAATCCGGAGGTAGCCGAAGATCTCAAAGAGTATTTACAAGCAAAACATAATGCGGACGAATACTTAAAATCGACGGATTTACATTATATGATTGTTCGGCCCGGTTCATTGACCAATGAAACGGGAACAGGAAAAATCAGTTTAAAAAGGCATTTTGGAAAGCATGGTTCCATTACCCGTGACGATGTGGCCCAAACCTTGGTTCATGCCTTACATGAAGACGCAGGAACCAACGAAACGTTTGAAATTTTGGAAGGCGATACCTTGATCGGAAAAGCGTTGGATTCGGTTTCCTAG
- a CDS encoding ferredoxin reductase domain-containing protein, producing the protein MAHKINIQDIGFIRHNVLQIQTDRPSGYDFTPGQACEMSIDQPKWKEEKRPFTFTSLPDDGFLQFTIKVYPDHDGVTDQLQTLEQGDSLLISDSWGAISYQGPGIFLAGGAGVTPFIAIIKDLARKGNLKGNKLIFGNQRERDIILQSDFERWLGKDFINILSDEHSSKFPHGTIDKEFIKSNTENLDKKFYLCGPPPMMDSVYNALLELDVPKKNIITEDFD; encoded by the coding sequence ATGGCACATAAAATAAATATTCAAGATATAGGATTTATAAGACATAACGTACTCCAAATACAAACGGACAGACCTTCGGGATATGATTTTACACCAGGTCAAGCTTGCGAAATGTCCATTGACCAACCCAAATGGAAAGAAGAAAAACGACCCTTTACATTTACCAGTTTACCAGATGATGGTTTCTTACAGTTTACCATCAAAGTGTATCCGGACCACGATGGAGTTACCGATCAATTACAGACATTGGAACAGGGAGATTCGCTGTTGATAAGTGATTCGTGGGGAGCAATTTCCTATCAAGGACCCGGAATTTTCTTGGCCGGTGGGGCAGGAGTTACCCCATTTATCGCAATTATCAAGGATTTGGCCAGAAAAGGAAATTTAAAAGGCAACAAATTGATCTTTGGTAATCAAAGGGAGCGTGATATTATTCTTCAATCTGATTTTGAAAGGTGGCTGGGAAAAGATTTTATCAATATACTTTCCGATGAACATAGCAGCAAGTTTCCCCATGGTACCATAGACAAGGAATTTATAAAAAGCAATACTGAGAATCTTGACAAAAAGTTTTACCTCTGCGGACCACCTCCAATGATGGATAGTGTGTATAATGCCTTGTTGGAATTGGATGTTCCAAAAAAGAATATTATTACAGAAGATTTTGATTGA
- a CDS encoding PQQ-dependent sugar dehydrogenase produces MKNKISLLKITCAAALAFSIFSCKETKKEESTDVKEEVPMDSTDLALIDLNLPDGFEIKVYARGVDGARSMAIGPDGTLFVGTRNENTVYAIQDKDGDYKAETVMVLDTMEVPNGIAMRNGDLYVAQVGSLWKYPNIESQLGGTLSKELVYDDYPTEFHHGWKYIAFGPDDKLYVPVGAPCNICDSTVVDERFATITRMDPDGSNREIYAHGVRNSVGFTWDDNGEMWFTDNGRDMLGDDIPPCELNHVTEAGQHFGYPFCHGGTVKDPEFGDQRPCSDFVPPAKALGAHVAPLAVKFKSGNMFPSTYNGKAFIAEHGSWNRSKKVGYRIMLADIENGEVKSTEPFIDGWLNDETQKVTGRPVDLLWLKDGSLLISDDYGDAIYRVTYSNTQVAAK; encoded by the coding sequence ATGAAAAACAAAATATCACTTTTAAAGATTACCTGTGCCGCTGCACTAGCATTCAGCATATTTTCCTGTAAGGAAACCAAAAAGGAGGAAAGTACTGATGTCAAGGAGGAAGTACCCATGGATAGTACGGACTTGGCATTAATAGATCTTAATTTACCCGATGGTTTTGAGATAAAGGTATATGCCAGGGGAGTGGATGGTGCACGTTCCATGGCCATAGGACCTGACGGGACACTGTTTGTCGGAACCAGAAACGAGAACACCGTATACGCTATACAGGACAAAGATGGGGACTATAAGGCCGAAACGGTCATGGTGCTCGATACTATGGAGGTTCCCAACGGAATTGCCATGCGAAACGGCGACCTGTATGTTGCCCAGGTAGGTAGTCTATGGAAATACCCCAATATTGAAAGCCAGTTGGGCGGTACATTGAGCAAGGAATTGGTCTATGATGATTATCCAACGGAATTCCATCACGGTTGGAAATATATTGCCTTTGGACCTGATGATAAATTATATGTTCCAGTAGGAGCGCCCTGTAATATATGTGATTCGACCGTGGTAGACGAACGTTTTGCCACCATCACCAGAATGGACCCTGATGGCAGTAATCGTGAAATTTATGCCCACGGCGTGCGTAATTCCGTTGGCTTTACCTGGGACGATAATGGCGAAATGTGGTTTACGGACAATGGTAGAGATATGTTGGGCGATGATATTCCTCCCTGTGAATTGAATCATGTTACGGAGGCCGGTCAGCATTTTGGTTACCCTTTCTGTCATGGAGGTACCGTGAAGGACCCTGAATTTGGTGATCAACGTCCTTGTTCGGATTTTGTGCCACCTGCAAAAGCCTTGGGTGCACATGTGGCACCGTTGGCGGTTAAATTTAAATCGGGAAATATGTTTCCATCTACCTATAATGGAAAAGCATTTATTGCCGAGCATGGTTCATGGAACCGAAGTAAAAAGGTAGGTTATAGAATTATGTTGGCCGATATAGAAAATGGTGAAGTAAAGAGTACAGAGCCCTTTATTGATGGGTGGTTGAATGACGAGACTCAGAAGGTAACAGGCAGACCCGTTGATTTATTGTGGTTAAAAGATGGGTCTTTGTTGATATCCGATGATTACGGCGATGCCATTTACAGGGTGACCTATTCCAATACGCAAGTAGCTGCTAAATAA
- a CDS encoding aminotransferase class IV: protein MSKYPDKVYLNGEILPSEMAQVSVFDRGFIFGDGIYEAMAQINGAFFYEEAHLSRLEEGLAKIGIQYDVSRIPKEINRLLQATGLIGKDCFLYIQITRGVAPRQHSFPRDIDPTVFMYALPKVLPDINTIHAKVITSEDFRWSRCDIKMTSLLGNVMLNEEAMQHECFETVLCRNGVVTEASHCNVFFVKDNMVYTHPANEYILNGITRLVVIQLCGELGLELKEEAIGVDEIYQMDEAFLTGTSTQIASIQQINDHYYYTDSTVGPITQKLQRAFHRLKDN, encoded by the coding sequence ATGTCAAAATATCCCGATAAAGTATATCTGAACGGAGAAATTCTACCCTCTGAAATGGCCCAAGTATCGGTCTTTGACAGAGGGTTCATTTTTGGTGACGGTATCTATGAGGCCATGGCCCAAATAAATGGAGCCTTTTTCTATGAAGAGGCGCATTTGAGTCGGCTTGAAGAGGGACTTGCCAAAATCGGAATCCAATATGACGTCAGTCGGATTCCAAAGGAAATCAATCGCTTGTTACAGGCTACCGGATTAATCGGTAAGGATTGTTTCCTATACATACAAATTACTCGTGGGGTAGCTCCCAGGCAACATTCCTTTCCAAGAGACATAGACCCAACTGTATTTATGTACGCCTTGCCCAAGGTGCTACCGGATATTAATACGATACATGCCAAGGTAATCACCAGTGAAGATTTTAGGTGGTCCCGATGCGATATTAAAATGACCTCGCTATTGGGCAACGTTATGCTCAATGAGGAGGCCATGCAGCATGAGTGTTTTGAAACGGTATTATGTCGGAACGGCGTGGTTACGGAAGCATCTCATTGCAATGTATTTTTTGTAAAAGACAATATGGTCTACACCCATCCTGCAAACGAGTACATCTTAAATGGCATTACCAGATTGGTGGTAATCCAACTTTGTGGGGAACTGGGCTTAGAATTGAAGGAAGAGGCTATCGGGGTGGATGAGATTTACCAAATGGACGAGGCCTTCCTTACTGGTACGAGCACCCAAATAGCTTCCATACAGCAAATAAACGATCATTATTACTATACCGATTCTACTGTTGGCCCTATTACCCAAAAATTGCAGAGAGCTTTCCATCGCTTAAAAGATAATTGA